Proteins from one Phycisphaerae bacterium genomic window:
- a CDS encoding ABC transporter ATP-binding protein — translation MRSLLEIYRRYFRFHIFGLLLIGVCYLGFAAEGSIMAAMSRYLVDEVLQVELVAEPILHGQPKGFVTIEEPISQWPGEQAVDHRPITDGMLPGENAADPVLVGELAADGALQDRIDGRTGRPNAEKLRLLALIAALLVGTHLATVAASAWSSVKIAKITEQVVFSMRRHIHEKLLRLQMSFHDQHQTGRLLSRAIDDVQVIEGQFTGVMTQLVRFSGLIVINVSLMFYISPKLTWLALLAMPFYGWAYYKFAGQIREMSITQRRNHSSLYGLVRDRLANPRVVKGFGQEKRELREFFVRATDLFRRNRRIVLKNNLLSMVCTMISASVTGVTLGYGVILLRRGELTLGYLLFFHTVCHGLFWPVAALTQLTATVQWLRVSCERVLEVLNEPMTIVDHPKARPLERLSQGVRFENITFSFDGSERAAVSGIDLEVVKGSQVCLMGRSGAGKSTLGMLLLRLYDPGEGRISIDGQDLRKVRTSSLRRRISYVPQEPVLFSGTLASNILYGNSRATHEEMIAAAKAAEIHEFIESLPDGYGTVIGENGLRLSGGQKQRISLARALVTDPDVLILDDCTSALDAETEAKIQKTIKTALAGKTVLIISHRASVASKSDKIVVLDNGRIVETGTHDELVEAQGTYWNLVRDQIEEQSAVAIAHKQVAASAA, via the coding sequence ATGCGTTCTCTGCTGGAAATCTATCGACGTTATTTCCGATTCCACATATTCGGCCTGCTGCTGATCGGCGTGTGCTACCTGGGCTTCGCGGCTGAGGGGTCGATCATGGCCGCGATGAGCCGGTACCTGGTGGACGAGGTGCTCCAGGTGGAACTGGTGGCCGAGCCGATTCTGCACGGCCAGCCCAAAGGGTTCGTGACGATCGAGGAGCCGATTTCGCAGTGGCCGGGCGAACAGGCGGTCGATCACCGGCCGATCACCGACGGGATGCTGCCGGGCGAGAACGCAGCCGACCCGGTGCTGGTCGGCGAGCTGGCGGCGGACGGGGCGTTGCAGGATCGGATCGACGGGCGGACGGGCCGTCCGAACGCCGAGAAGCTCCGCCTGCTGGCCCTGATCGCGGCATTGCTGGTCGGCACGCACCTGGCAACGGTGGCGGCGTCGGCGTGGTCGAGCGTGAAGATCGCCAAGATCACCGAGCAGGTGGTGTTCTCGATGCGGCGGCACATCCACGAGAAGCTGCTGCGCCTTCAGATGAGCTTTCACGATCAGCACCAGACCGGGCGGCTGCTGAGTCGGGCGATCGACGACGTACAGGTGATCGAGGGACAGTTCACGGGCGTGATGACGCAGCTCGTGCGGTTTTCGGGCCTGATCGTGATCAACGTGTCGCTGATGTTCTACATCAGCCCGAAGCTGACGTGGCTGGCGCTGCTGGCGATGCCGTTCTACGGCTGGGCGTACTACAAGTTCGCCGGACAGATCCGGGAGATGAGCATCACGCAGCGGAGGAACCACTCGTCGCTGTACGGGCTGGTGCGTGACCGGCTGGCGAATCCGCGGGTGGTCAAGGGGTTCGGTCAGGAGAAGCGCGAGCTGCGGGAGTTTTTCGTGCGGGCGACTGACCTGTTCCGCCGGAATCGCCGGATCGTGCTGAAGAACAACCTGCTGTCGATGGTCTGTACGATGATCTCGGCGTCGGTCACCGGGGTGACGCTGGGGTACGGGGTGATCCTGCTGCGGCGCGGCGAGCTGACGCTGGGCTACCTGTTATTCTTCCACACGGTCTGCCACGGGCTGTTCTGGCCGGTCGCGGCGTTGACGCAGTTGACCGCGACGGTGCAGTGGCTGCGGGTCTCGTGCGAGCGGGTGCTGGAGGTGCTCAATGAGCCCATGACGATCGTGGACCATCCGAAGGCCCGGCCGCTGGAGCGGCTGAGCCAGGGGGTCCGCTTCGAGAACATCACATTCAGCTTCGACGGGTCCGAGCGGGCGGCGGTCAGCGGGATCGACCTGGAGGTGGTCAAGGGCTCGCAGGTGTGCCTCATGGGACGGTCCGGGGCGGGCAAGAGCACGCTGGGCATGCTGCTGCTGCGGCTGTACGATCCGGGCGAGGGCCGGATCAGCATCGACGGTCAGGACCTCCGCAAGGTTCGAACGTCGTCGCTGCGTCGGCGGATTTCGTACGTGCCGCAGGAGCCGGTCCTCTTCTCCGGGACGCTGGCGAGCAACATCCTCTACGGCAACAGCCGGGCGACGCACGAGGAGATGATCGCGGCGGCCAAGGCGGCGGAGATCCACGAGTTCATCGAGTCGCTGCCGGACGGGTACGGGACGGTAATCGGCGAGAACGGCCTGCGCCTCAGCGGCGGTCAGAAGCAGCGGATCAGCCTAGCCCGAGCCCTGGTAACCGACCCGGACGTGCTGATCCTGGACGACTGCACCAGCGCCCTGGACGCCGAAACGGAGGCCAAGATCCAGAAGACGATCAAGACCGCTTTGGCGGGCAAGACGGTGCTGATCATTTCGCACCGGGCGTCGGTGGCCTCCAAGTCCGACAAGATCGTGGTGCTCGACAACGGGCGGATCGTCGAGACGGGCACGCACGATGAGCTGGTCGAGGCCCAGGGGACCTACTGGAACCTGGTTCGCGACCAGATCGAGGAGCAGTCGGCGGTGGCTATCGCCCACAAGCAGGTGGCGGCCTCAGCGGCGTAA
- a CDS encoding ABC transporter ATP-binding protein, whose product MHCEPQSTNNFRVLWQFIRPYKKWFYRGLLLTTTSTAISLAPPLLMKTLVDQVIGNQRQELFGLVLALFILTPLIATGVGFLNNYVISLIGDKLVLDLRRRLYEHLQFLPMRFYDKSSTGGVMERLMGDVSQVNQMVSGQTITLVTDLVACSIAMAVMMTLNWRLTCLLILLIPLYIINYRFFVTRIRKWHKAVREKMEDITSSLQERLAGAAAVKAFGQERTETRHFLSDANEARNLGVRAHMYSVVFGTSSSLIYWTGQTGIYLLGCYLVIVSDMSLGAVIAFTGYCVYLLQPALRFSTMSDQVERAMVSVRRVFELLGEDREPADPPEAVFRHRLAGQVSFEDLCFHYEPDNPVLRGIDLQVEAGKTVALVGHTGCGKTTIISLLMRFYRASGGRILIDGIDINRYSQATIRRNIAVVPQDPILFEGTVRDNIAYGRRDATIDQVIAAAKAAEIHKAVTALPQGYDTLLGEEGSKLSVGQKQRLIIARAILTDPALLILDEATSALDTESERLLQRALVKIMRNRTSFVIAHRLSTIVGADIIVVLDKGRIVEAGSHHELLAREGGHYRHLYFTQFAKVA is encoded by the coding sequence ATGCACTGCGAACCGCAATCCACCAACAACTTCAGGGTCCTCTGGCAGTTCATCCGGCCCTATAAGAAGTGGTTTTACCGCGGGTTGCTGCTGACCACGACGAGCACAGCCATCTCGCTGGCGCCGCCCCTGTTGATGAAGACCCTGGTCGACCAGGTGATCGGCAATCAGCGTCAGGAGCTGTTTGGGCTGGTGCTGGCCCTGTTCATTCTGACCCCGCTGATCGCCACCGGGGTCGGGTTCCTGAACAACTACGTGATCAGCCTGATCGGTGACAAGCTGGTGCTGGACCTGCGGCGGCGGCTCTATGAGCACCTGCAGTTCCTGCCGATGCGGTTCTACGACAAGAGTTCGACGGGCGGGGTCATGGAACGGCTGATGGGCGACGTTTCACAGGTCAACCAGATGGTTTCGGGCCAGACGATCACGCTGGTGACGGACCTGGTGGCGTGCAGCATCGCGATGGCGGTCATGATGACGCTGAACTGGCGGCTGACGTGCCTGCTGATTCTGCTGATTCCGCTGTACATCATCAACTATCGTTTCTTTGTCACCCGCATTCGTAAGTGGCACAAGGCGGTGCGCGAGAAGATGGAGGACATCACCTCGTCGCTGCAGGAGCGATTGGCGGGCGCGGCGGCGGTCAAAGCGTTCGGGCAGGAGCGGACCGAGACGCGGCACTTCCTCTCGGACGCCAACGAGGCCCGCAATCTGGGAGTTCGGGCCCACATGTATTCGGTCGTGTTCGGAACCTCGTCGAGCCTGATCTACTGGACGGGCCAGACGGGAATCTACCTGCTCGGGTGCTACCTGGTGATCGTCTCGGACATGTCGCTGGGGGCGGTGATCGCCTTTACCGGGTACTGCGTGTACCTGCTTCAGCCGGCGCTGCGGTTCAGCACGATGAGTGATCAGGTCGAGCGGGCGATGGTCTCGGTCCGACGGGTGTTCGAGTTGCTGGGCGAGGATCGCGAGCCGGCCGACCCGCCGGAGGCGGTGTTCCGCCATCGCCTGGCCGGGCAGGTCAGCTTCGAGGATCTGTGCTTCCACTACGAGCCGGACAACCCGGTGCTGCGGGGCATCGATCTGCAGGTGGAGGCTGGCAAGACGGTGGCCCTGGTCGGGCACACCGGGTGCGGCAAGACGACGATCATTTCGCTGCTGATGCGGTTCTATCGGGCGAGCGGCGGGCGGATCCTGATCGACGGGATCGACATCAACCGCTATTCGCAGGCCACCATCCGGCGGAACATCGCGGTGGTGCCGCAGGATCCGATCCTGTTCGAGGGGACGGTGCGGGACAACATCGCCTACGGGCGTCGCGACGCCACGATCGATCAGGTGATCGCGGCGGCCAAGGCGGCGGAGATCCACAAGGCGGTCACGGCCCTTCCGCAGGGTTATGACACCCTGTTGGGCGAGGAGGGCTCGAAGCTTTCGGTTGGTCAGAAGCAGCGGCTGATCATCGCCCGCGCGATTCTGACCGATCCGGCGCTGTTGATTCTCGATGAGGCGACCAGCGCCCTGGACACCGAATCCGAACGTCTGCTGCAACGTGCCCTGGTGAAGATCATGCGCAACCGGACGTCGTTCGTGATCGCACACCGGCTGAGCACGATTGTCGGCGCGGACATAATCGTTGTTCTGGACAAGGGGAGAATCGTCGAGGCGGGCAGCCACCACGAACTGCTCGCCCGCGAGGGAGGACACTACCGGCATCTGTACTTTACGCAGTTTGCCAAAGTGGCCTGA
- a CDS encoding beta-N-acetylhexosaminidase, producing MAANLSWNPLDTPEPVARALGLLAEEYPIREGGPDGVAVSFRPPERSSGFTIERAGGGVTVSYARTCDALRAVGTLLAELAGPEETYAESTDFTTLGIMLDCSRNAVMTAEHFRKWLRRLALMGYNMAMLYTEDTYELPDEPYFGYLRGRYTADELREIDAYAAGLGIEMIGCIQTLGHLGQLRWSAFNEVKDTADILLVDEPRTYELIEKMIAQFAAVYTSRRVHIGMDEAHSLGRGKFMDRFGYERGYDIFNRHLGRVVEICRKHGLSPMIWSDMYFRMGSKTGQYYDTACVIPPDVKAAIPEGVQLVYWDYYHEDEEFYLDFIARHRDLGSEPVVGSGVWTWGMPWYGRKITESAAGACVRACRDSGVKELFFTLWGDDGGYCEFDSALAGLQYAAELAWTGQADPKVLEKRFAATCFGSYAANTLAGELGVPKETASYLWDDPLLGIFHRNTLIEDPRRWDHQAEAFGQLAQKLAAFKDDRGAGNLSHALLLAQLLAVKLAVRSELHRAYAKDDTATLKSLRRDIEKLIGMIEAFDKSFCDQWLRRNKVFGLEAMQLRFAGLVRRHRELDRRIEDYLSGRAGSIPELDTPLPETATALKPGCRWLSSGSIIT from the coding sequence ATGGCCGCCAACCTTTCCTGGAACCCTCTAGACACACCGGAACCAGTGGCCCGGGCGCTGGGCCTGCTCGCTGAGGAATACCCGATTCGCGAAGGCGGGCCGGACGGTGTGGCCGTTTCATTTCGGCCGCCGGAACGGTCTTCGGGGTTTACCATCGAGCGGGCCGGTGGCGGTGTAACTGTCAGCTATGCCAGAACTTGCGACGCCTTGCGGGCGGTCGGTACGCTTTTGGCCGAGTTGGCCGGGCCGGAGGAAACGTACGCAGAATCGACCGATTTTACCACGCTGGGGATCATGCTGGACTGCTCGCGCAACGCGGTGATGACGGCTGAGCACTTCCGCAAGTGGCTCCGTCGGCTGGCGTTGATGGGCTACAACATGGCGATGCTGTACACCGAGGACACGTATGAATTGCCCGACGAGCCCTACTTCGGGTACCTTCGCGGGCGGTACACAGCGGATGAGCTGCGGGAGATCGACGCGTACGCGGCCGGATTGGGGATCGAGATGATCGGCTGCATCCAGACGCTCGGGCATCTGGGCCAGCTCCGCTGGTCGGCCTTCAATGAGGTCAAGGACACCGCCGACATTCTGCTGGTCGATGAGCCCAGGACTTACGAGCTGATCGAGAAGATGATCGCGCAGTTCGCAGCGGTGTACACCTCGCGCCGGGTCCACATCGGCATGGACGAGGCGCACAGCCTCGGTCGCGGCAAGTTCATGGACCGGTTCGGGTACGAGCGCGGGTACGACATCTTCAACCGGCACCTGGGCCGGGTGGTGGAGATCTGCCGGAAGCATGGCCTCTCGCCGATGATCTGGTCCGATATGTACTTCCGGATGGGCAGCAAGACGGGTCAGTACTACGACACGGCGTGCGTGATCCCGCCGGACGTCAAGGCGGCGATACCGGAAGGGGTGCAACTGGTCTACTGGGACTACTACCACGAGGATGAGGAGTTTTACCTGGATTTCATTGCCCGCCATCGGGATCTGGGCAGCGAACCGGTGGTCGGTTCGGGGGTCTGGACGTGGGGCATGCCGTGGTACGGCCGAAAGATCACTGAATCGGCTGCCGGGGCGTGTGTCCGGGCGTGCCGCGATTCAGGGGTCAAGGAGCTGTTTTTCACGCTGTGGGGCGATGACGGGGGCTACTGTGAGTTCGACTCGGCGCTGGCGGGTCTTCAGTACGCCGCCGAGCTGGCCTGGACCGGTCAGGCGGATCCGAAGGTCCTGGAGAAGCGGTTCGCGGCCACGTGCTTCGGCAGCTACGCGGCCAACACGCTGGCGGGCGAGTTAGGCGTACCGAAAGAGACGGCCAGCTACTTATGGGACGACCCGCTGTTGGGCATCTTCCACCGCAATACGCTGATTGAGGATCCCAGGAGGTGGGACCACCAGGCTGAGGCGTTTGGCCAACTGGCCCAAAAGCTGGCCGCCTTTAAGGACGACCGCGGGGCTGGGAACCTCTCGCACGCCCTGCTGCTGGCCCAGCTGCTGGCGGTCAAGCTCGCGGTGCGCAGCGAGTTGCACCGGGCGTACGCCAAGGACGATACGGCCACTCTCAAGAGCCTGCGGCGCGACATCGAGAAGCTGATCGGGATGATTGAGGCGTTCGATAAGTCCTTTTGCGACCAATGGCTGCGGCGAAACAAGGTTTTCGGGCTGGAGGCGATGCAACTGCGGTTCGCGGGGCTGGTCCGGCGGCACCGGGAACTGGATCGCCGGATTGAGGACTACCTGTCCGGGCGGGCGGGGTCGATCCCGGAGTTGGATACCCCCCTTCCGGAGACGGCGACCGCCCTCAAGCCGGGCTGCCGGTGGCTCAGCAGCGGCTCGATCATCACGTAG
- a CDS encoding 4Fe-4S binding protein: MAAVVDKEKCTGCEACVGACPAEAISMDSDGKAVVDAGACSECGVCVDECPVEAISMA; this comes from the coding sequence ATGGCAGCAGTTGTTGACAAGGAAAAGTGCACCGGTTGCGAAGCATGCGTCGGAGCCTGCCCCGCTGAAGCGATCTCGATGGACAGTGACGGCAAGGCGGTGGTGGACGCTGGGGCCTGCAGCGAGTGCGGCGTCTGCGTCGACGAGTGCCCGGTCGAGGCCATCTCGATGGCCTGA
- a CDS encoding B12-binding domain-containing radical SAM protein, producing the protein MKIALVGVYASPEATGLRLVSSFLKSRGHQVRMILMTAKRSHKSQRTYKPELIEQFVEKVRDCDLVGMGLMTNCYYQARELTEAIRRVDLKSPVVWGGVHPTVAPESCIDFADIVCVGEGEWPMLELADAMEAGKDYSRIPSLWVRQNGHVVKNEVRPLHENLDEMPFADYEIDNDHYVVHKGDIVPAEPDKMRHSLVRYRLLTTRGCPYACAFCCNSTWLRTYRGKGPWVRKRSIAHVLDELEAIKRRFPTVNSVNVADDTFFVRDESEFEEFAEGYRSRIGWPFEINTHPATISDRKVQLLQSCGCWLIKMGIQSGCQATNYEIYNRRVSNERIIEAIRTLERFPALRKEYHFIVSNPFENDESMIETLHFAAEHQGSASRALIFPLAFFPGSQLYLRAKEQGLLKDEQAEIYERIYTGAAKRQFVRLGYLTMLLQIAVNVRRWGIPRPIVHRFIDLMTCGPVRACLDRSWFKWTAIGAYLGGRKVSRILGQAVRPFRKRQPAWAAAAEPEG; encoded by the coding sequence ATGAAGATCGCACTGGTTGGCGTCTATGCATCGCCGGAGGCGACGGGGCTGCGTCTGGTCAGTTCGTTCCTCAAGTCGCGCGGCCATCAGGTCCGCATGATCCTGATGACCGCCAAGCGTTCGCACAAGTCCCAGCGGACTTACAAGCCGGAACTCATCGAGCAGTTCGTTGAAAAGGTGCGCGACTGCGATTTGGTGGGCATGGGCCTGATGACCAACTGCTACTACCAGGCCCGTGAACTGACCGAGGCGATCCGCCGCGTCGACCTCAAGTCGCCGGTCGTCTGGGGCGGTGTGCATCCGACGGTCGCGCCCGAAAGCTGCATCGACTTCGCCGATATCGTCTGCGTCGGCGAGGGCGAATGGCCCATGCTCGAACTGGCTGACGCTATGGAAGCCGGCAAGGACTACTCGCGTATCCCAAGCCTCTGGGTGCGGCAAAACGGCCACGTCGTCAAAAACGAGGTCCGACCGCTCCACGAAAACCTCGACGAGATGCCCTTTGCCGATTACGAGATCGACAATGACCACTACGTGGTGCACAAAGGCGACATCGTTCCAGCCGAACCGGACAAGATGCGCCACAGCCTGGTCCGCTACCGCCTGCTGACCACCCGCGGCTGCCCCTACGCCTGCGCGTTCTGCTGCAACAGCACGTGGCTGCGCACCTATCGTGGCAAGGGCCCGTGGGTCCGCAAACGCTCGATCGCCCACGTGCTTGACGAACTGGAGGCGATCAAACGACGCTTTCCGACCGTCAACTCGGTGAACGTCGCCGACGATACCTTCTTTGTTCGGGACGAGTCGGAGTTCGAGGAATTCGCCGAAGGCTACCGTTCGCGGATCGGCTGGCCGTTCGAGATCAACACGCACCCAGCCACCATCAGTGACCGCAAAGTACAACTGCTGCAAAGCTGCGGCTGTTGGCTGATCAAAATGGGTATCCAGAGCGGTTGCCAGGCCACCAACTACGAGATCTACAATCGCCGCGTCTCCAACGAACGCATCATCGAGGCCATCCGGACCCTCGAACGATTCCCCGCGCTTCGCAAGGAGTACCACTTCATCGTCAGTAACCCTTTCGAGAACGATGAGAGCATGATCGAGACGCTGCACTTTGCCGCCGAGCACCAGGGTTCCGCATCACGCGCCCTGATTTTCCCGCTGGCCTTCTTTCCCGGTTCGCAACTCTACCTCCGCGCCAAGGAGCAGGGCCTCCTCAAGGACGAGCAGGCGGAAATCTACGAGCGGATCTACACCGGAGCCGCCAAACGTCAGTTCGTCCGACTCGGCTACCTGACCATGCTCCTGCAGATCGCGGTCAACGTCCGCCGCTGGGGAATCCCTCGGCCGATCGTCCACCGCTTCATCGACCTGATGACCTGCGGCCCCGTCCGGGCCTGCCTCGACCGTTCCTGGTTCAAGTGGACCGCCATCGGAGCCTACCTGGGTGGACGCAAGGTCAGCCGGATTCTCGGCCAGGCCGTCCGCCCCTTCCGCAAACGCCAACCCGCCTGGGCCGCCGCCGCCGAACCGGAAGGATAG
- a CDS encoding serine acetyltransferase: MDGFRELDAGLAGLVERIYASYESQEGIHHLGRRFLPSRAEGIEVIRLMLPILYPGYHGRQDLTFDNVRYRLGELLLQLGRTLHAQIRQCLAYGCELNAADGSADPDHPSVAAEAAEKTLAFLNEIPELRRMLAGDAQAAYDGDPAAVNTDEILLAYPGYLAITIYRVAHALYRLGVPLFPRILTEYGHSITGIDIHPGAAIGRNFFIDHGTGVVIGETTVIGDNVKIYQGVTLGALSFPKDERGKLIRGHKRHPTIESNVTIYANATILGGETVIGEGAVIGGNVFVTSSVPAGCRVSLKPPELRYKTRRPNSSDSEAEKTDRRE; the protein is encoded by the coding sequence ATGGACGGTTTTCGCGAACTCGACGCCGGGCTTGCCGGCCTCGTCGAGCGCATCTACGCCAGCTACGAATCGCAGGAAGGCATCCACCACCTCGGTCGGCGATTCCTGCCCAGCCGGGCCGAGGGCATCGAGGTCATCCGCCTGATGCTCCCGATCCTCTACCCCGGCTACCACGGCCGACAGGACCTGACCTTCGACAACGTCCGCTACCGCCTCGGCGAACTCCTGCTCCAACTCGGCCGTACCCTCCACGCCCAGATACGCCAGTGCCTTGCCTACGGATGCGAACTGAACGCCGCCGACGGCTCAGCCGATCCCGATCATCCCTCCGTCGCCGCCGAGGCCGCCGAAAAGACCCTCGCCTTCCTCAACGAAATCCCCGAACTCCGCCGCATGCTCGCCGGCGACGCCCAGGCCGCCTACGACGGCGATCCCGCCGCCGTCAACACCGACGAGATACTCCTGGCCTATCCGGGGTATCTCGCCATCACCATCTACCGCGTCGCTCACGCCCTGTATCGGCTCGGCGTGCCCCTCTTTCCGCGAATCCTCACCGAGTACGGCCACTCCATCACCGGCATCGACATCCATCCCGGCGCCGCCATCGGCCGAAACTTCTTCATCGACCACGGCACCGGCGTGGTCATCGGCGAAACCACCGTCATCGGCGACAACGTCAAGATCTACCAGGGCGTCACCCTCGGCGCCCTGAGCTTCCCCAAGGACGAACGCGGCAAGCTCATCCGCGGCCATAAACGTCACCCGACCATCGAAAGCAACGTCACCATCTACGCCAACGCCACCATCCTCGGCGGCGAAACCGTCATCGGCGAAGGCGCGGTCATCGGCGGAAACGTCTTTGTCACCTCCTCCGTGCCCGCCGGCTGCCGCGTCTCGCTCAAACCGCCCGAACTTCGCTACAAGACCCGCCGGCCGAACTCGAGCGACTCCGAAGCCGAAAAAACCGACCGGCGGGAATAG